A single window of Nicotiana tomentosiformis chromosome 1, ASM39032v3, whole genome shotgun sequence DNA harbors:
- the LOC104104832 gene encoding heavy metal-associated isoprenylated plant protein 35-like: protein MAAQDIPEDPPEQLMNYKTWVLKVSIHCVGCKRKVKKILQQVPGVYAIDIDLKQQRATVTGNVEAESLLRRLQKSGKPAELLPQQPDHKEKKPAKNKNKEKQIDQQSKEPATNSQPDTIINKEVKSKAKVIVPKEASGKIQAASGEAPTKSEKPSTGSAKPEEETGTDSNDGPVVKGNEAGGEKGNSDEAIKESKSEGKKPEIVSAGKQQIPVAAEKKGSDSDNASVSGEKSGGGPGVEASGSTGKKKKKKGQNGNNAEGTHSSVAPAGPEFEHHDMGPQAFVPTNGSPPRHPDYHYYLQQGPQYYSPPPAYVVSYNTAQPTSTYTASYYASAPPISYAYTYSGPVTEPPPSDLDSYPRQPLDSFEMFSDENPNGCSVM from the exons ATGGCAGCACAAGACATACCAGAAGATCCCCCAGAGCAGCTCATGAACTACAAG ACATGGGTCTTGAAAGTTTCCATTCACTGCGTAGGCTGCAAAAGGAAAGTCAAGAAAATTCTCCAACAAGTCCCTG GAGTATATGCCATAGATATTGATCTCAAGCAACAGAGAGCAACAGTCACTGGTAACGTAGAAGCCGAATCTTTACTCAGGAGGCTACAGAAGTCCGGTAAACCCGCCGAATTATTGCCACAACAACCTGATCACAAGGAGAAAAAGCCTGCTAAAAACAAGAACAAAGAGAAACAAATTGACCAACAAAGCAAAGAACCTGCAACAAATAGTCAACCAGATACTATTATCAACAAAGAGGTGAAATCAAAAGCTAAAGTTATAGTACCAAAAGAAGCTTCTGGAAAAATTCAAGCTGCCAGCGGTGAAGCACCCACCAAAAGTGAGAAGCCCAGCACTGGTTCAGCTAAACCGGAGGAAGAAACCGGCACCGACTCTAATGATGGCCCGGTAGTTAAGGGTAATGAAGCTGGCGGTGAAAAAGGGAACAGCGACGAAGCAATAAAGGAGTCTAAATCTGAGGGGAAGAAACCAGAAATTGTCTCCGCCGGTAAACAACAAATTCCGGTGGCGGCGGAGAAAAAAGGTTCTGACAGTGATAATGCTTCTGTTAGTGGCGAAAAAAGCGGTGGTGGCCCAGGTGTTGAAGCAAGTGGTAGTACtggtaaaaagaagaaaaagaaagggcAAAACGGTAACAACGCGGAGGGGACACATTCAAGTGTTGCTCCGGCAGGTCCAGAATTCGAACATCATGATATGGGCCCACAAGCTTTTGTTCCGACCAATGGTAGCCCTCCACGTCATCCAGATTATCATTACTACCTGCAGCAGGGCCCACAGTACTACTCCCCACCACCAGCATACGTCGTTAGCTACAATACAGCGCAACCTACGAGTACCTATACGGCATCGTATTATGCTTCGGCACCTCCAATTTCGTATGCGTATACGTATTCTGGTCCCGTCACGGAACCTCCACCGTCCGATCTGGACTCGTATCCACGCCAGCCGCTGGATTCATTTGAAATGTTTAGTGATGAAAATCCAAATGGGTGCTCTGTTATGTGA
- the LOC104104833 gene encoding respiratory burst oxidase homolog protein B: MEIENISDSDSIRRVGFSGPLVSGKRSSRFNDNESYVEITLDVRDDSVLVQNIKGADQESALLASRLEKRPNTLGSQLSFHLRQVSKELKRMTSLNKFHKMDRSKSGAARALRGLQFMNKNVRTEGWSEIETRFDKLAVNEMLPKSLFGQCIGMKESSEFAEELFDALARKRCITSPSVTKAELREFWEQITDTGFDARLQTFFDMVDKDADGRITQEEVKEIISLSASANKLSKIQQNADEYAALIMEELDPDNVGYIELYNLETLLIQAPSHSTNLSTNSRVLSQMLSQKLKPTKEPNPIKRCTRRLEYFIEDNWKRIWVMVLWLSICAGLFTWKFIQYKRRAVFDVMGYCVSVAKGGAETTKFNMALVLLPVCRNTITWLRSWTKLGKIIPFDDNINFHKVIALGIAVGVGLHAISHLTCDFPRLLHATDEEYEPMKPFFGDERPNNYWWFVKGTEGWTGVVMVVLMIIAYILAQPWFRRNRLNLPSTIKKLTGFNAFWYSHHLFVIVYVLFIIHGYFLYLSKKWYKKTTWMYIAVPMILYACERLLRAFRSGYKAVRILKVAVYPGNVMAVHMSKPLGFKYTSGQYIFVNCSDVSSFQWHPFTISSAPGDDYLSMHIRTVGDWTSQLKILFSKVCEPPTGDQSGLLRADIAKADYKPRLPKLLIDGPYGAPAQDYKKYDVVLLVGLGIGATPLISIVKDVLNNIKQQKDLEDGLIESGTKKSPFATKRAYFYWVTREQGSFEWFKGVMDEVSQNDQEGLIELHNYCTSVYEEGDARSALITMLQSIQQAKSGVDIVSGTRVKTHFARPNWRQVFKHVTINHPDQRIGVFYCGPQGLVGELRHLSQDFSHKTGTKFEFHKENF, encoded by the exons ATGGAGATAGAAAACATAAGTGATTCTGATAGCATCAGGCGTGTAGGATTCAGCGGTCCATTAGTTAGTGGCAAGAGAAGTTCAAGGTTCAACGACAATGAATCCTACGTAGAGATCACTCTTGATGTTAGGGACGATTCAGTTTTGGTTCAAAACATTAAAGGTGCTGATCAGGAATCAGCATTATTAGCTAGCAGGCTTGAAAAGAGGCCTAATACACTTGGCTCTCAGCTTTCTTTTCATCTAAGGCAAGTCTCAAAGGAACTAAAGAGGATGACTTCTTTAAACAAGTTCCACAAAATGGATAGGAGCAAATCTGGTGCTGCTCGTGCTCTACGAGGACTTCAGTTCATGAACAAGAATGTGCGAACTGAAGGCTGGTCTGAGATTGAAACACGATTCGACAAACTTGCTGTTAATGAAATGCTCCCTAAATCATTGTTTGGTCAATGCATAG GTATGAAGGAATCAAGTGAGTTTGCAGAAGAATTATTTGATGCTCTAGCTCGAAAGAGATGCATCACATCTCCATCAGTGACCAAGGCTGAGCTGCGCGAATTCTGGGAACAAATAACAGATACTGGCTTCGATGCCCGGTTGCAAACTTTCTTTGACAT GGTGGACAAAGATGCAGATGGGAGAATTACTCAAGAAGAGGTGAAAGAG ATCATCAGTCTTAGTGCTTCTGCAAATAAGCTCTCGAAAATCCAACAGAATGCAGATGAGTATGCAGCTCTCATCATGGAAGAATTAGATCCAGACAATGTTGGATACATTGAG CTTTACAACTTGGAGACATTGCTTATTCAGGCCCCAAGCCACTCGACAAATCTCTCAACAAACAGCAGAGTTCTGAGTCAGATGCTCAGTCAGAAGCTTAAGCCCACCAAAGAGCCAAATCCCATAAAAAGATGCACAAGAAGGCTGGAATATTTCATTGAGGACAATTGGAAGAGGATTTGGGTGATGGTTTTGTGGCTGTCAATTTGTGCAGGACTCTTTACATGGAAATTTATTCAATATAAACGTCGGGCTGTCTTTGACGTTATGGGCTACTGTGTCTCTGTAGCAAAAGGAGGTGCTGAAACAACAAAATTTAACATGGCTCTAGTTCTTTTGCCAGTTTGCAGAAACACCATAACTTGGCTAAGAAGTTGGACAAAGCTTGGGAAAATAATTCCCTTTGATGATAACATCAATTTCCACAAG GTGATTGCATTAGGAATAGCAGTTGGTGTAGGCCTGCATGCAATTTCACACTTAACATGTGATTTTCCTCGGCTATTACATGCCACGGATGAAGAATACGAGCCAATGAAGCCATTTTTCGGAGATGAAAGGCCAAACAACTACTGGTGGTTTGTGAAAGGCACGGAAGGATGGACCGGTGTTGTGATGGTGGTCCTTATGATCATAGCCTATATACTAGCCCAACCATGGTTTCGTAGGAACCGACTTAATCTCCCATCAACAATCAAGAAACTTACTGGATTCAATGCTTTTTGGTATTCCCATCACTTATTTGTTATAGTCTATGTCCTCTTCATTATCCATGGATACTTCCTCTACCTCTCCAAGAAATGGTACAAAAAGACA ACATGGATGTACATTGCGGTGCCTATGATACTATATGCTTGTGAACGTCTGCTTCGTGCATTTAGGTCCGGGTACAAGGCAGTGAGGATTTTGAAG GTAGCTGTATACCCTGGAAATGTAATGGCAGTGCACATGTCTAAGCCTCTGGGCTTTAAGTACACGAGTGGACAATATATCTTTGTGAATTGTTCCGACGTTTCTTCATTTCAATG GCATCCTTTTACCATCTCCTCAGCTCCAGGAGATGATTACCTAAGCATGCACATTCGAACAGTGGGCGATTGGACATCTCAACTCAAAATTCTCTTCTCTAAG GTTTGTGAGCCTCCAACTGGTGACCAAAGTGGCCTTCTAAGAGCAGACATAGCGAAGGCCGACTATAAGCCTAG ACTGCCAAAGCTCTTGATTGATGGCCCCTATGGAGCACCAGCACAAGATTACAAGAAATACGACGTAGTCCTCTTAGTAGGCCTTGGCATTGGGGCAACCCCATTGATAAGCATAGTAAAAGATGttctcaataacatcaaacaacaaaaGGACTTAGAAGATGGCCTAATAGAGAGTGGCACTAAGAAAAGTCCTTTTGCAACCAAACGAGCCTACTTCTATTGGGTAACTCGCGAGCAAGGCTCGTTCGAGTGGTTTAAGGGTGTGATGGATGAGGTCTCTCAGAACGATCAAGAAGGTCTAATTGAGCTCCACAACTACTGCACCAGCGTTTATGAAGAAGGCGATGCCCGGTCTGCATTAATCACAATGCTTCAATCAATCCAGCAAGCTAAGAGTGGCGTCGACATTGTCTCTGGGACAAGGGTCAAGACTCATTTTGCTAGACCAAATTGGCGCCAAGTTTTCAAACATGTTACCATTAATCATCCTGATCAAAGAATTG GAGTATTTTACTGTGGTCCACAAGGTCTGGTTGGAGAGTTAAGACATCTGTCTCAAGATTTCTCACATAAGACAGGCACAAAGTTTGAATTTCATAAAGAAAACTTCTAG